The following proteins come from a genomic window of Metarhizium brunneum chromosome 2, complete sequence:
- the SDA1 gene encoding Protein SDA1 gives MVKRKVAALEKLDADFASLQYKIRRDPKSYKDDFLKQWEQYESQREIFLANPAGGTADSIESFHNMIDLIAHVADCYPEETRTYPDDLKLILNEHHVVLHPDLRDKVVGSLVLLRRKDVIDSASLLTTLFPILVSSPSKTLRELLFQKILSDMRNSNSKSINHPLNRTVQTVLYNLVTADRSSPRAIWAIKLTRELWKRQIWTDARPVDVMKEACLSDSEKVVIGATRFFLGGDKEREELEDDSSDDEIDLSKIRHQIGINKKTKKQKKTYDKAVNKVRRDQQKKAKPHPLNFSALHLLHDPQGFVEQLFSKHLQNTKSKLSLDSKLLVLQLVTRLVGLHKLTVVALYSWFIKYLTPRQQSVTSILASLAQGTHNLVPPDVLEPLIQKIANEFVSEAAAAEVAAAGLNSIREICARQPLAMTDTLLQDLVQYRKSKDKGVMMAAKGLLSLYREVGAELLQRKDRGKDATIGLRHGLQHQQKFGEEAAGSIEGLDLLAKWKDDEKKRRRLEKGLPETAGSDEEKDNEEDGLDSDGWEVGSDDSSDSGEWINVEHSDDEAPALKKQKQGDGDASDGESSAAAQLERMQLLATTIILTPADLAKLQELRAAAAIESAASGRRRRNDPDSRRHTDDGLTAENIEAPAKLRKLTKEEKVALAKEGKPDREEHKSTQAIKKSKKEAAGKSTSNREKARKKNFLMTLGKAKSKQKRSLVETRKVLRGHVERSTRGGRRRNFA, from the exons ATGGTGAAGCGAAAAGTTGCGGCGCTGGAGAAGCTCGATGCAGACTT CGCGAGTTTGCAATACAAGATTCGTCGGGATCCCAA ATCTTACAAAGATGACTTTCTCAAGCAGTGGGAGCAATATGAGTCCCAGCGCGAGATCTTCCTAGCGAACCCGGCCGGCGGGACCGCCGACTCGATCGAATCCTTTCACAACATGATTGACTTGATTGCCCACGTCGCCGACTGCTACCCCGAGGAGACGAGGACATATCCAGATGACCTGAAGCTGATCTTGAACGAACACCACGTTGTGCTGCATCCCGATCTGAGGGACAAGGTCGTGGGGAGTCTTGTGCTCTTACGACGCAAGGACGTCATCGACTCCGCGAGCCTTCTGACGACCTTGTTCCCCATCCTGGTATCGTCGCCGAGCAAAACACTACGCGAACTGCTGTTTCAGAAAATCTTAAGCGACATGAGGAACTCAAATTCCAAATCGATCAATCACCCGCTGAATCGGACCGTCCAGACTGTTCTGTACAACTTGGTTACTGCAGATCGATCCTCGCCGAGGGCCATTTGGGCCATCAAGCTGACGCGCGAACTGTGGAAGCGACAGATCTGGACCGACGCCAGGCCCGTGGACGTCATGAAGGAGGCCTGCTTGTCGGACAGTGAGAAGGTGGTGATTGGCGCCACGCGCTTCTTCCTGGGCGGCGACAAGGAGAGAGAGGAGCTGGAAGACgacagcagcgacgacgaaatCGACTTGTCCAAAATCAGGCACCAAATCGGCATcaacaagaagaccaagaagcagaagaagacgtaTGACAAGGCGGTGAACAAGGTCCGGCGAgaccagcagaagaaggccaagccTCACCCGTTGAACTTTTCGGCTCTCCACTTGCTACATGACCCCCAGGGGTTCGTGGAGCAGCTCTTCTCTAAACACCTTCAAAATACAAAATCCAAACTATCCCTGGACTCCAAGCTTCTGGTGCTTCAGCTGGTCACGCGACTGGTCGGGCTGCACAAGCTCACAGTCGTCGCGCTATACTCCTGGTTCATCAAGTACCTCACCCCTCGCCAACAGTCCGTCACCTCCATCCTAGCATCGCTGGCGCAAGGCACCCACAACCTAGTCCCCCCCGATGTCCTCGAACCGCTCATCCAAAAGATTGCCAACGAATTTGTCTCGgaggcagcagcggcagaagtcgccgccgccggtctCAACTCGATTCGCGAGATTTGCGCCCGACAGCCGCTGGCCATGACAGACACCCTCCTACAGGACCTTGTCCAGTACCGCAAGAGCAAAGACAAGGGagtcatgatggccgccaaggGCCTGCTATCCCTGTACAGAGAAGTCGGCGCGGAGCTCCTGCAAAGAAAGGACCGAGGCAAGGACGCCACCATCGGCCTGAGGCACGGGCTGCAGCACCAGCAAAAGTTTGGCGAAGAAGCGGCCGGCAGCATAGAGGGGCTCGACCTCCTAGCCAAGTGGAAGGacgatgagaagaagaggcggcgGCTGGAAAAGGGCCTGCCGGAAACAGCCGGCAGCGACGAGGAAAAGGACAATGAGGAAGACGGCCTCGACTCGGACGGGTGGGAGGTGGGCTCCGACGACAGCAGCGACTCGGGCGAGTGGATCAACGTCGAGCACtcggacgacgaggccccGGCCctcaagaagcagaagcagggAGACGGCGACGCCTCGGACGGCGAATCTTCTGCGGCCGCCCAGCTCGAGCGCATGCAGCTcctcgccaccaccatcatcctCACGCCCGCCGACCTCGCCAAGCTGCAGGAGCTccgcgccgcggcggccatCGAGTCGGCCGCCTCTGGGCGCCGCAGGCGCAACGACCCGGATTCCCGTAGACAcaccgacgacggcctcaCGGCGGAGAACATCGAGGCGCCCGCCAAGCTGCGCAAGCTGACAAAGGAGGAGAAGGTGGCGCTCgccaaggagggcaagcCCGACCGCGAGGAGCACAAGTCCACGCAGGCcatcaagaagagcaagaaggaGGCCGCGGGCAAGAGCACGAGCAACAGGgagaaggcgaggaagaagaatttCCTCATGACGCTGGGTAAAGCCAAGAGCAAGCAGAAGAGGAGCCTGGTCGAGACGAGAAAAGTCCTGAGGGGCCACGTCGAGAGGAGCACGAGGGGTGGGCGGAGGAGGAACTTTGCCTAG